A DNA window from Chlamydia felis Fe/C-56 contains the following coding sequences:
- a CDS encoding small cysteine-rich outer membrane protein, whose translation MKKAVLLAAVCCGVFGLSSCCRIVDCCFEDPCAPKSCNPCNAFNKKDSGCNPCGTYTPSCSKPCGGECNSGAQGPQVKGCTSPDGRCKQ comes from the coding sequence ATGAAGAAAGCTGTTTTACTAGCTGCAGTATGTTGTGGTGTTTTTGGCTTAAGTAGCTGCTGCCGTATTGTAGATTGCTGTTTTGAAGATCCTTGTGCGCCTAAATCCTGCAACCCTTGCAACGCTTTCAACAAGAAAGATAGCGGATGCAACCCCTGTGGAACTTACACACCTTCTTGCTCCAAGCCTTGCGGCGGTGAGTGCAATTCGGGAGCTCAAGGACCTCAAGTTAAAGGTTGTACATCTCCAGACGGCAGATGCAAACAATAG
- the omcB gene encoding outer membrane complex protein OmcB → MSKLIRRVVTVLALTSMASSFASGKTEVAAAESLVTRFIASAEASDSNILQTTAKKIRFGRNKNQKPEQKNNNAFCDKEFYPCEGGQCQSSVDTRQESCYGKMYSVRVNDDCNVEISQAVPEYATVGSPYPIEILAVGKKDCVNVVITQQLPCEVEFVSSDPVTTPTSDSKLIWTIDRLGQGERCKITVWVKPLKEGCCFTAATVCACPELRSYTKCGQPAICIKQEGPECACLRCPVCYKIEVCNTGSAIARSVVVDNPVPDGYTHASGQRVLSFNLGDMRPGDSKCFTVEFCPQKRGKVTNVATVSYCGGHKCSANVTTVINEPCVQVNISGADWSYVCKPVEYTIVVSNPGDLKLYDVVIEDTAPSGASILEAAGAEICCNKAVWCIKEMCPGETLQFKVVAKAQTPGKFTNQVVVKTNSDCGTCTSCAEVTTHWKGLAATHMCVIDTNDPICVGENTVYRICVTNRGSAEDTNVSLILKFSKELQPVSSSGPTKGTITGNTVVFDALPKLGSKESVEFSVTLKGVAPGDARGEAILSSDTLTVPVADTENTHVY, encoded by the coding sequence ATGTCCAAACTCATCAGACGAGTAGTTACGGTCCTCGCGCTAACTAGTATGGCGAGTTCATTTGCCAGCGGGAAGACAGAGGTAGCTGCTGCAGAGTCTCTTGTTACAAGATTTATTGCCAGTGCCGAAGCTTCTGATAGCAATATCTTGCAGACAACAGCCAAGAAAATTAGATTCGGCCGTAATAAAAATCAAAAACCTGAGCAAAAAAATAATAACGCTTTCTGTGATAAAGAATTTTATCCTTGCGAAGGCGGTCAATGCCAATCATCCGTAGACACTAGACAAGAATCTTGCTACGGCAAAATGTATAGTGTTCGTGTTAACGATGATTGTAACGTTGAAATTAGCCAAGCTGTACCTGAATATGCAACAGTAGGATCTCCTTATCCTATTGAAATTCTTGCAGTAGGTAAAAAAGATTGCGTTAATGTCGTTATCACTCAACAGCTTCCTTGCGAAGTAGAATTTGTCAGCAGTGATCCTGTGACAACACCTACCTCCGATAGCAAATTAATTTGGACTATAGATCGCTTAGGTCAAGGTGAAAGATGCAAAATTACCGTTTGGGTAAAACCTCTTAAAGAAGGTTGCTGCTTCACAGCTGCTACTGTATGTGCTTGCCCAGAGCTTCGCTCTTATACCAAATGCGGACAACCTGCTATTTGCATTAAGCAAGAAGGCCCTGAGTGTGCTTGCTTACGTTGCCCAGTTTGTTACAAAATCGAAGTTTGCAACACCGGTTCTGCCATAGCCCGCAGTGTTGTTGTCGATAACCCTGTACCAGACGGTTACACTCACGCTTCAGGACAACGTGTTCTTTCCTTCAATTTAGGAGATATGCGTCCTGGGGATTCTAAGTGTTTCACTGTAGAGTTTTGCCCTCAAAAAAGAGGAAAAGTCACTAACGTTGCTACCGTATCTTACTGCGGAGGACATAAATGTTCCGCTAACGTAACTACTGTAATCAATGAGCCTTGCGTACAAGTCAATATCTCCGGAGCTGATTGGTCTTACGTATGTAAGCCTGTAGAATACACTATTGTTGTATCTAATCCCGGAGATCTTAAACTTTACGATGTTGTTATAGAAGATACCGCACCTTCAGGAGCTTCAATTCTAGAAGCTGCGGGAGCAGAAATCTGCTGCAACAAAGCTGTATGGTGCATTAAAGAAATGTGCCCAGGAGAAACTCTTCAATTCAAAGTTGTGGCTAAAGCTCAAACCCCAGGTAAATTCACAAATCAAGTTGTTGTAAAAACTAACTCAGATTGTGGAACCTGCACATCTTGCGCAGAAGTTACAACACATTGGAAAGGTCTAGCAGCTACCCATATGTGCGTAATCGATACTAATGATCCTATTTGCGTAGGGGAAAATACAGTATACCGCATTTGTGTAACCAACCGTGGTTCTGCTGAAGATACTAACGTTTCGCTAATCCTTAAGTTCTCTAAGGAATTACAACCCGTTTCTTCTTCAGGACCAACAAAAGGAACGATTACAGGTAATACGGTCGTATTCGATGCATTACCTAAACTCGGTTCTAAAGAATCTGTAGAATTTTCTGTAACATTGAAAGGAGTTGCTCCTGGGGATGCTCGCGGAGAAGCTATTCTTTCTTCGGATACTTTAACAGTACCTGTCGCAGATACGGAAAACACACACGTTTACTAA
- a CDS encoding S41 family peptidase: protein MIKILRLCALVLTFLPSFSFSSELFREEDIRKTVDKLIEYHIDIQDISSDILIRSLIGYSQSFDPHKAYLTEQEVSNFIQSTDIKKRLLRNYKTNNFSVYQNLNHVVKDSITRARQWRSEWLSDPVALVREASTHTLIKKPGQWAHSIQELKERQRSLLLSYISVYLSDGSKDRYLGKEASLTRLCVRQLEAYENPYLGINDYGKPMSLEEESHHFHVRVVKAMVHSLDAHTTYFSKDEALAMRIQLEKGMCGIGVILKEDIDGVIIKEIIPGGPADKTSELHVDDVIYRVDGKSIENLPFKAVLDCLRGSQGSEVVLDVHSKDQNRTVKLRREKISLDDRRVDVSYEPYGDGIIGKITLHSFYEGENQVSSEQDLKRAIQSLQDKNLLGLVLDIRENTGGFLSQAIKVSGLFMTNGVVVVSRYADGSIKRYRTISPKKFYDGPLTILVSKSSASAAEIVAQTLQDYGVAIIVGDEQTYGKGTIQHQTITADSDKEGFFKVTVGKYYSPSGKSTQLHGVRSDIHIASRYLEEPLGERYLEHPLPSDNCDNVMDDNLGDLDSHMRPWFQKYYLPNLQKEETVWREMLPQLSANSQQRLNENKNYKIFLDELKGSSDEMRSFGSNDLQMEESVNILKDMILLRDRKASVSLGG, encoded by the coding sequence ATGATAAAAATACTACGTCTTTGCGCTCTTGTTCTAACATTCCTTCCTAGTTTCTCTTTTTCTTCTGAATTATTTCGTGAAGAGGACATAAGGAAAACTGTAGATAAACTCATTGAGTATCATATCGATATTCAGGATATCTCTTCAGACATTTTGATTCGCTCCTTAATAGGGTATTCTCAATCTTTTGATCCTCATAAAGCTTATCTTACAGAGCAAGAAGTCAGTAATTTTATCCAGTCTACGGATATCAAAAAACGTCTATTGAGAAATTACAAAACGAATAATTTTTCCGTTTATCAGAATTTAAATCATGTAGTTAAGGACAGTATTACTCGTGCGCGTCAATGGCGTTCGGAATGGTTATCTGATCCTGTGGCTTTAGTTAGAGAAGCTTCCACGCATACGCTTATAAAGAAGCCTGGTCAATGGGCACATTCTATTCAGGAGCTGAAGGAAAGACAGCGTTCTTTACTACTTTCCTATATTTCTGTGTATTTGTCAGATGGTTCTAAAGATAGATATTTAGGTAAAGAAGCTTCTTTAACACGACTTTGTGTACGTCAACTTGAGGCATATGAAAACCCTTATCTAGGGATTAATGACTATGGGAAACCGATGTCTCTGGAGGAGGAGTCTCACCACTTCCATGTGCGTGTTGTTAAAGCTATGGTGCACAGTTTAGATGCGCACACAACCTACTTTAGCAAAGATGAAGCCCTTGCTATGCGTATTCAATTAGAAAAGGGCATGTGTGGGATTGGAGTTATCTTAAAAGAAGATATCGATGGGGTTATTATAAAAGAGATTATTCCTGGAGGCCCTGCAGATAAAACTAGTGAATTGCATGTGGATGATGTGATTTATCGTGTGGACGGTAAAAGCATAGAAAATCTCCCATTTAAAGCTGTTTTAGATTGTCTTAGAGGCTCTCAAGGTTCTGAGGTGGTCTTAGATGTGCATAGTAAGGATCAAAACCGCACAGTTAAATTACGAAGAGAAAAGATTAGTTTGGATGATCGCCGTGTGGATGTCTCCTATGAGCCTTACGGAGATGGGATTATTGGCAAGATCACCTTGCACTCTTTCTATGAAGGAGAAAACCAGGTTTCTAGCGAACAAGATTTAAAGCGTGCTATTCAAAGTTTACAAGATAAGAATCTCCTAGGACTCGTTTTAGACATTCGAGAGAACACCGGAGGTTTTCTCTCACAAGCCATTAAAGTGTCTGGGTTATTTATGACCAATGGAGTCGTTGTTGTTTCGCGTTATGCGGACGGCAGTATTAAACGTTACCGCACAATATCTCCTAAAAAATTCTACGATGGGCCTCTAACTATTCTTGTTTCAAAAAGTTCTGCATCCGCGGCAGAAATTGTTGCTCAAACATTACAAGATTATGGCGTAGCTATAATCGTTGGTGATGAACAAACTTACGGGAAGGGGACAATCCAGCATCAAACAATTACAGCAGATTCTGATAAAGAAGGATTTTTTAAAGTTACTGTAGGAAAATACTACTCCCCTTCAGGAAAGTCAACCCAACTTCATGGAGTTCGTTCTGATATTCATATAGCTTCACGTTATTTGGAAGAACCCTTAGGAGAACGGTATTTAGAGCACCCCCTACCTTCGGATAATTGTGATAATGTCATGGATGACAATTTGGGGGATCTTGATTCTCATATGCGTCCGTGGTTTCAGAAATACTACCTTCCAAATCTACAGAAGGAAGAGACGGTGTGGAGAGAGATGCTTCCCCAGCTTTCAGCGAATAGTCAACAGCGATTAAATGAAAATAAAAACTACAAGATCTTTTTGGATGAATTAAAAGGTTCTTCGGATGAAATGCGTTCTTTTGGTAGCAACGATTTACAGATGGAAGAATCTGTGAATATTTTAAAAGACATGATTCTTCTAAGAGATCGTAAAGCTTCGGTTTCTTTAGGAGGCTAA
- a CDS encoding cysteine-rich outer membrane protein — MKLGNATSEPLVDLIQPGLEEVIQNDAAQVSLINSVLSWCRVHIIDPIRTSKIVQSRAFQITMVVLGIILLVAGLALTFVLQGQIGKNAFLFLIPAIIGLVKLLATSVFMEQPCTPEKWRLCKRLLATTEDILDDGKINQSNTIFTMNSNDPESSKS, encoded by the coding sequence ATGAAATTAGGTAATGCAACTAGTGAGCCTCTAGTTGATCTAATCCAACCAGGATTGGAAGAAGTAATACAAAATGATGCGGCACAGGTATCCTTAATTAATTCCGTATTGTCATGGTGCAGAGTACACATAATTGATCCCATAAGAACATCAAAAATAGTACAGTCGAGGGCTTTCCAAATTACTATGGTAGTGCTCGGAATTATCTTACTTGTTGCGGGCTTGGCATTGACCTTTGTCTTGCAAGGGCAGATTGGTAAAAATGCCTTCTTGTTCTTAATCCCTGCGATTATCGGTTTGGTTAAACTGCTTGCAACCTCGGTGTTCATGGAACAGCCTTGCACGCCAGAAAAATGGCGCTTATGCAAACGTCTTTTAGCAACAACTGAAGATATTTTGGATGATGGTAAGATTAACCAGTCGAATACGATTTTTACTATGAATAGTAATGATCCGGAGTCTTCTAAATCATAG